A single window of Sparus aurata chromosome 22, fSpaAur1.1, whole genome shotgun sequence DNA harbors:
- the LOC115574619 gene encoding alpha-1,6-mannosyl-glycoprotein 2-beta-N-acetylglucosaminyltransferase: MRFRLHKKNLLALLGVSFVVVTLLVSTRVLLVSDNDVIQGNPAVRPGDTVKFVFGSPAELARSVYNANYKQCVLNVDKFPGEPQLVLVVQVHNRPEYLRLLIRSLEKAAEVHSFLLIFSHDYFSEEINAIVQRITFCKVLQIYFPFSIQLYPAEFPGQDPQDCHRDMSKDSALKARCLNAEHPDSYGHYREAFITQTKHHWWWKLHFVWERVQAMQGYSGFVIFLEEDNYILPDFFHFYKSMIGFRKSSCPDCDMLALGNHNGLADFTKVSNKVLTAGWMSTKHNIGMAISREVYYKLMGCNVEFCTYDDYNWDWTLQHLSGGCISKPLKVLVAQGSRVLHTGDCGLHQKDKCRPEWASQKVEEGLQTARDSLFPPSLVLNGAEAVEHKAHMKNGGWGDVRDHSLCKNYAKL; this comes from the coding sequence ATGAGGTTCCGGCTGCACAAGAAGAATCTGCTGGCGCTGCTGGGTGTTTCCTTCGTGGTCGTGACGCTCCTGGTGTCGACGCGCGTGCTGTTGGTGTCCGATAATGACGTCATTCAGGGAAATCCGGCCGTGCGTCCTGGTGACACGGTGAAGTTTGTGTTCGGCTCGCCGGCAGAGCTGGCCCGGTCCGTTTACAATGCCAACTACAAACAGTGTGTTCTGAACGTGGACAAGTTCCCAGGGGAGCCTCAGCTGGTGCTGGTCGTGCAGGTCCACAACAGGCCCGAATACCTCAGACTGCTCATCAGGTCCCTGGAGAAAGCTGCTGAGGTCCACagcttcctcctcatcttcagCCATGACTACTTTTCAGAGGAAATAAACGCCATCGTGCAGAGGATAACTTTCTGCAAAGTGCTGCAGATCTATTTCCCCTTCAGCATTCAGCTGTATCCTGCTGAGTTTCCTGGACAGGATCCACAGGACTGCCACCGAGACATGTCCAAGGACAGCGCTCTGAAGGCAAGATGCCTCAACGCAGAGCACCCCGACTCCTACGGGCACTACAGGGAGGCCTTCATCACTCAGACCAAACACCACTGGTGGTGGAAGCTGCACTTCGTGTGGGAGCGAGTGCAGGCCATGCAGGGATACAGCGGCTTTGTCATCTTTCTGGAGGAGGACAACTACATCCTACCtgactttttccatttttataaatCAATGATCGGCTTCAGGAAGAGCAGCTGTCCGGATTGTGACATGCTTGCTTTGGGTAATCACAATGGCCTCGCTGATTTTACCAAAGTGTCCAATAAGGTGCTGACCGCTGGGTGGATGTCCACTAAGCACAACATAGGCATGGCCATCTCCAGGGAGGTGTACTACAAGCTGATGGGCTGCAACGTCGAGTTCTGCACCTACGACGACTATAACTGGGACTGGACTCTACAGCACCTCTCGGGCGGCTGCATATCAAAACCCCTCAAAGTGCTGGTGGCGCAGGGCAGCAGGGTTCTCCACACAGGAGACTGTGGCCTTCACCAGAAGGACAAATGCAGGCCAGAATGGGCTTCacagaaggtggaggagggccTTCAAACGGCCAGGGACAGCCTCTTCCCTCCATCACTTGTTCTTAATGGTGCAGAAGCAGTTGAGCACAAGGCGCACATGAAGAACGGAGGCTGGGGAGACGTTCGAGACCATAGTCTGTGCAAAAACTACGCCAAACTGTAA